One Candidatus Krumholzibacteriota bacterium DNA window includes the following coding sequences:
- a CDS encoding T9SS type A sorting domain-containing protein gives MRVLFPCATAALLVSVSSVVVRAGIQIGWAEGGTESGDRCNADCGFENVCVYDTDYYGNLTLSVRWDVYSTDDARVMFKWHCNDSLVAAPDIWECSGSGFDQFSEEVTFHVDRGLDTLRMQIGIYVDNGSGFSCDYSICEKNFYLSRPPCDFEFMCHSLSNKTTEDETFTVSGLVIDMGCGALVTDIPGPPVTITVTPPVGSPYTRWASVNSGHFSKEVSFPGDHVIGTYSVHVWYTPNDPYPHPLKKKTLEDNGSFYRSEFEPIAVNVPPWERYQDNFPSASDMESYVRADMAGTIAPPENNLVVPGDSIVVECVAVDAGALETTLDGRPAIFMNVKCTYAGPGTKPPLYGLELEGTYGSYYSTDGTWTAIQGDSARAGSGPAAPDRYMFDLNDSLFTRGYVIEYYFEAYDTLGGHVVFPPNCDEGEGYFEWTCLPTLASDILYVDDCDGVYDFEQMCMDATFEAVLAPGDLPDRYDVLAPLDRCSNGLSSRARLAHLAAAYRTIVWDSGNLLRQTVSDGVPGIEADNDCALLLDWLEGRETGAGLFVMGAGAATDVSYSPDGEALLQACGVTLVDSSYYELSGGVQAPMLAATPGGIVDVGTFHIQPSFQPRNWFDVIDPDGVIGQPALEYPDLGAGEHCAGVWSTDLNGHGYEMRTMWLGFSLPQIVDVEIDGMLTRNGIMRDVLSWMGHAVKADVTGEDAPPLKSRLAQCFPNPFNPVTTIEFTIRKKGRVRLAIYTVDGRRIRTLVDEVREAGLHRDRWDGLNDAGGEAASGIYFYRLDANGFRGTKKMVLLR, from the coding sequence ATGCGTGTCTTGTTTCCGTGCGCGACCGCGGCGTTGCTGGTGAGCGTGTCGTCCGTCGTCGTTCGTGCGGGCATCCAGATCGGTTGGGCGGAAGGAGGGACGGAAAGCGGAGACCGGTGCAACGCCGATTGCGGATTCGAGAACGTATGTGTCTACGATACAGACTATTACGGCAATCTGACGCTCTCCGTGAGGTGGGATGTCTACTCGACGGACGACGCGAGAGTCATGTTCAAGTGGCACTGCAACGATTCGCTGGTGGCCGCCCCGGATATATGGGAGTGCTCGGGCAGCGGGTTCGACCAATTCTCGGAAGAGGTGACGTTCCATGTGGATCGCGGTCTGGATACGCTTCGCATGCAAATCGGCATCTACGTCGATAACGGCAGCGGGTTTTCATGCGACTATTCGATTTGCGAGAAGAATTTCTACCTGAGCAGACCGCCCTGCGATTTCGAATTCATGTGTCACTCTTTGAGCAACAAGACCACCGAGGACGAGACCTTCACCGTAAGCGGGCTCGTGATCGACATGGGGTGCGGCGCCCTCGTCACCGATATTCCGGGACCGCCCGTCACCATCACCGTTACTCCCCCGGTCGGATCCCCGTACACGAGATGGGCAAGCGTCAACAGCGGTCACTTCTCGAAAGAGGTCAGTTTCCCCGGCGATCACGTGATCGGCACCTATAGCGTGCATGTATGGTACACGCCGAACGATCCGTATCCGCATCCTCTGAAGAAGAAGACCTTGGAGGACAACGGTTCATTCTATCGCAGCGAGTTCGAGCCGATCGCGGTGAACGTGCCGCCGTGGGAAAGGTATCAGGACAATTTCCCCTCTGCGAGTGACATGGAAAGCTACGTCCGCGCCGACATGGCCGGAACCATCGCGCCTCCGGAGAACAACCTTGTCGTGCCCGGGGACTCGATCGTCGTCGAGTGCGTCGCGGTCGACGCAGGCGCCCTCGAGACCACGCTCGACGGCCGCCCGGCGATCTTCATGAACGTGAAGTGCACGTACGCCGGGCCGGGCACGAAACCGCCCCTCTACGGCCTCGAGCTCGAGGGGACGTACGGCAGCTACTACTCCACCGACGGCACGTGGACCGCCATCCAAGGGGACTCGGCCCGTGCCGGCTCGGGACCGGCCGCCCCCGACCGGTACATGTTCGATCTCAACGATTCGCTCTTCACGCGGGGCTACGTCATCGAGTACTACTTCGAGGCCTACGACACGCTCGGCGGGCACGTCGTCTTTCCTCCAAACTGCGACGAGGGCGAAGGATACTTCGAGTGGACCTGCCTGCCCACCCTCGCGAGCGACATCCTCTACGTCGACGACTGCGACGGCGTCTACGATTTCGAGCAGATGTGCATGGACGCGACCTTCGAGGCCGTCCTGGCCCCCGGGGATCTTCCCGACCGCTACGACGTGCTCGCGCCCCTCGACAGATGCTCGAACGGCCTGTCGAGCCGCGCGCGCCTCGCGCACCTGGCGGCGGCCTACCGGACGATCGTGTGGGACTCGGGGAATCTCCTGCGCCAGACCGTTTCGGACGGGGTGCCGGGAATCGAGGCGGACAACGACTGCGCCCTGCTCCTCGACTGGCTCGAGGGCCGCGAGACCGGCGCGGGGCTGTTCGTCATGGGGGCGGGGGCGGCGACCGACGTCTCGTATTCCCCGGACGGGGAGGCGCTGCTCCAGGCCTGCGGCGTCACGCTCGTGGACAGCAGCTACTACGAGCTGTCCGGCGGCGTGCAGGCGCCGATGCTCGCTGCGACGCCGGGCGGCATCGTCGACGTCGGCACCTTCCACATCCAGCCGTCCTTCCAACCCCGCAACTGGTTCGATGTCATCGATCCCGACGGCGTCATCGGCCAGCCGGCGCTCGAATACCCCGATCTCGGGGCCGGCGAGCATTGCGCCGGCGTGTGGAGTACGGATCTCAACGGGCACGGATACGAGATGCGGACGATGTGGCTCGGATTCAGCCTCCCGCAGATCGTCGACGTGGAGATCGACGGCATGCTGACGCGCAACGGCATCATGCGGGACGTTTTGTCGTGGATGGGGCACGCGGTCAAGGCGGACGTCACCGGGGAGGATGCGCCGCCGCTCAAAAGCCGCCTCGCGCAGTGTTTCCCGAACCCCTTCAATCCCGTCACCACGATCGAGTTCACGATCAGGAAGAAGGGACGGGTGCGGCTCGCGATCTACACGGTGGACGGGCGGCGGATCCGCACGCTCGTCGACGAGGTGCGCGAGGCCGGCCTCCACCGGGACCGGTGGGATGGCCTGAACGATGCCGGCGGCGAGGCGGCGAGCGGGATCTACTTCTACAGGCTCGACGCAAACGGCTTCAGGGGCACGAAGAAGATGGTGCTGCTCAGGTAA
- a CDS encoding GNAT family N-acetyltransferase encodes MPKKDLESIRKEIRVRRLTVDDYDEIAALQKKCFPGMQTWRRDDIRSHVEQFPQGQLCVEYEGKIIGSSSSLIIEFDEFSVEHSFSDVTGGGGIATHDPEGDTLYGIEVMVDPDFRGMKIGRRIYDERKEIARQLNLKRIVVGGRVPNYHKYHENHTIQEYVEQVMAKNLYDPVLTFQISNGFVLKRILPDYLEHDDESRGYALLLEWVNLNYTPNPATRARTTFPVRICSVQYRMRKIHTFDDFRNQCEYFVDVASGYKSDFVVFPEILTLQLLSFLPQERPGKSVRKLADFTDDYIDAFQEMAIRYAINIIGGSHYTLEDDRIYNVSYLFRRDGSIDRQYKIHITPNERHWWGVQAGDRIRVFDTDRGRIAIMVCYDVEFPELGRIAVEEGARIIFVPFATDTRQSYLRVRYCAQARAVENQVFVVTSGCIGNLPSVENMDINYARSGIFTPLDFPFARDGIAGDCQPNVETVVIADVDLEVLRRARHAGTVVNWKDRRLDLYETRLKNQPE; translated from the coding sequence GTGCCGAAAAAGGACCTCGAATCGATCCGCAAGGAGATCAGGGTCCGCCGCCTGACGGTGGACGACTACGACGAGATCGCCGCCCTGCAGAAGAAGTGCTTTCCCGGGATGCAGACCTGGCGCCGCGACGACATCCGCAGCCACGTGGAGCAGTTCCCCCAGGGACAACTCTGCGTCGAATACGAAGGAAAGATCATCGGCTCGTCGAGCAGCCTCATTATCGAGTTCGACGAGTTCAGCGTCGAGCACAGCTTCAGCGACGTCACCGGCGGCGGAGGGATCGCCACGCACGATCCCGAGGGAGACACCCTCTACGGGATCGAGGTGATGGTCGACCCCGACTTTCGCGGCATGAAAATCGGCCGCCGCATCTACGACGAACGCAAGGAGATCGCCCGGCAGCTCAACCTCAAGCGGATCGTCGTCGGCGGGCGCGTGCCCAACTATCACAAGTACCACGAGAACCACACGATCCAGGAGTACGTGGAGCAGGTGATGGCGAAGAATCTCTACGATCCGGTCCTCACCTTCCAGATCTCGAACGGGTTCGTCCTCAAGCGGATCCTCCCCGACTATCTCGAGCATGACGACGAGTCCCGCGGCTACGCGCTGCTCCTCGAATGGGTGAATCTCAACTATACTCCGAACCCCGCCACGCGCGCGCGCACCACCTTCCCCGTACGGATCTGCTCGGTGCAGTACCGGATGCGGAAGATCCACACCTTCGACGACTTCCGCAACCAGTGCGAATACTTCGTCGACGTCGCCTCGGGCTACAAGAGCGACTTCGTCGTCTTCCCCGAGATCCTCACCCTGCAGCTTCTCTCCTTCCTGCCGCAGGAGCGCCCGGGAAAATCGGTGCGAAAGCTGGCCGACTTCACCGACGACTACATCGACGCCTTCCAGGAAATGGCCATCCGCTATGCGATAAACATCATCGGCGGCTCGCACTACACCCTCGAGGACGACCGGATCTACAACGTCTCCTACCTCTTCCGCCGCGACGGGAGCATCGACCGCCAGTACAAGATACACATCACGCCGAACGAGCGGCACTGGTGGGGGGTGCAGGCGGGCGACCGCATCCGCGTCTTCGATACCGACCGCGGCCGCATCGCGATCATGGTCTGCTACGACGTGGAATTCCCCGAGCTGGGACGGATCGCGGTCGAGGAGGGAGCGCGTATCATCTTCGTGCCTTTCGCCACCGACACCCGGCAGAGCTACCTGCGGGTACGCTACTGCGCGCAGGCGCGGGCCGTCGAGAACCAGGTATTCGTCGTCACCTCGGGGTGCATCGGCAACCTGCCGTCGGTGGAGAACATGGACATCAATTACGCCCGCTCGGGCATCTTCACTCCGCTCGATTTCCCCTTCGCCCGCGACGGGATCGCCGGCGACTGCCAGCCGAACGTCGAAACGGTGGTGATCGCCGACGTCGACCTCGAGGTGCTGCGCCGCGCCCGCCATGCAGGCACGGTGGTCAACTGGAAGGACCGCCGCCTCGACCTCTACGAGACGCGGCTGAAGAATCAACCGGAGTGA